The Phormidium sp. PBR-2020 DNA segment TGCGCCATCGAATTATGGAAGATGAGGAAGTTTATAGTATTTATTATAAGAGTTTTCAGGACTTTTTATTTAATAAGAGGACAGTCCAAAAGGCGGGAATTTCTTTACGGGATATTGAACAGGCGATCGTTGATAATTTGTGGGAAGATTTATATGGAGAAGATGAGGGAAATGCCTAATGTATTGGCTTGGAGGAGGAAATCTCAGCGTAGCCAGCCTAGAGTCCGAATGGGTTAGATGTCCTTATCCCGCCCCCCAACCGAGGAAATTATGAACTTGTCCGACAATATTTAATGTTTTGCCCCGTACTCAGGCAAGTAAGACCATTTTGGCTTCAATCCCCAGCAATAACTTATGAACAACTTCAGCCAAAGACTCAACAAACTTTCCCCAGAAAAGCGACGCTATGCCCTGGATACCTTGCCCAGTCATCTCGCCAACACCGCGCAAACTGAGCGGCTACAGCAATTGCTGACGGATTTTGACTTTATCCAAGCAAAACTGGTGGAGTTGGGGGTGCAAGCCTTAATTGAAGATTACGATTTGGCGATGAGTTCGGATGTCTTGCTGAACCCGGAACAGACGGAAACCCTGCAATTAATCGCTGGGACATTGCGGCTATCGGTCCATGTTTTAGAATCGGATACAACTCAACTGGCGGGGCAACTTTGGGGGCGGTTGCTGTCTTTTGATAATCCAGAGATTGTCGCTTTACTAAAACAAGCAAAACAAGCCCAGGCAAAACCCTGGTTCCGTCCCCTAACTGCCAATCTCACCCCTCCCGGTGGGCCACTGATTCGCACCTTCGCTGGGCATAGTGACGAGGTAAATGCAGTAGCCATCACCCCGGACGGGAAACAAGCGGTTTCAGCATCGGGGGATACGACCCTGAAACTGTGGGATTTGGCTACGGGGTCGCAACTGGCTACCTTCATCGGGCATAGTAGCTGGGTCAATACAGTAGCCATCACCCCGGACGGCAAACAAGCGGTTTCGGCATCGGAGGATAACACCCTGAAACTGTGGGATTTGGCTACGGGGTTGGAACTGGCCACCTTCAGGGGGCATAGTGACTCAGTATGGGCAGTAGTAGCCATCACCCCCAACGGGAAACAAGCGGTTTCAGCATCGGAGGATAACACCCTGAAACTTTAGGATTTGGCTACGGGGGAAGTGTTAGTCACCTTTACCGGGGATGGTGCGATGGGTTCCTGTGCGGTTGCTGTTGATGGGGTGACGGTGGTGGTGGGGGATTGGTCGGGAGTGGTGCATTTTCTGCGGTCGGAGATGGATTCCCCTTTAATCTTGCCTTCTAACGGTTCGAAAAATTCTTTGAATTGACTATACCAGGGTTGATTCAAGCAAGGATTTCGGGTACTATTCAAAGAATGAGAACCATAGTTTCTCAGTAGAAGTTGAAAGCTCAGGGATTAGTTTTTTGACTTAGTGTAGAATTGAAGAGTACTGCCATCCTTCTCCGGCATAAATCTAAATAAGATTCATGCAGAATAATCACATTATTAACTCATGCAAATTGCAAAACTATCAAAAACAGGAAAAATTGTGATTCCTGTCGAAATGCGGAAAGCCTATGGCTTGGATGAAGAAACAGAAATAATCTTAACTGATACTGGTCAAGGGATTCTAATTCAACCCAAGCGTCCTTTCCCTCCCACAACGTTAGATGAAGTAGCCGGGTGTTTAAACTATCAAGGGCCTCCGAAATCCTTGGAGGATATGGAAACCGCAATTAGCAGAGGAATCCAGGAGCAATGGCATGATTGCGATTGATACAAACATCGTGGTTCGTTTTTTGACTCAAGACGATGAAAGTCAGTATAGAAAAACTTTGGAGGTTTTCAAAAATCCTGAAATTTTTATCCCAGATACTGTAATACTAGAAACCGAATGGGTTTTGAGGTTTGCGTATCGGTTTGAGCCTGTCCAGGTTTGTTCAGCCTTACGAAACCTTTTGGGGCTACAAAATGTTTACATAGCAAATCCCATGTCAGTTCATCAAGCTTTGGTATGGCATGAAAGCGGTTTGGATTTTGCTGATGCTTTTCATTTAGCACAAAGTCAAAATTGTGAGACGTTCTACACATTTGACGAAAAATTCATTAAAAAGGCAGCGAGTCTAACAAAGTGTCAAGTCCAAAAACCAGACGAAAGAAGCCAGTGAAACTGTAAGCATGAATGAAAAGAGGCAGGTTGATCAGCCCAACCCAGCCTCTCCAACCCGCCAACGCCGAACAACCGAACCGCCAACTCTCGGGAAACCCTCCCTTGGGGTCAAGCACCCAAACCACCTATCCTGGAAAGAAGACGATTCATCATCAAACGCAATCAACTATGACAGCTACCCAAGTCTCTGCCCGGGAACTCTTCCGCAACGCCTACAACAATCGCTATACCTGGGATGCCAACTTCCCCGGCTATACGGCAGATGTCACCTATGAAAAGGGCGATACCGTCGTCACCGGGAAAGCCAAAGTCGGCGCCGATATGAAAGCCGAAGTTCACGATGTCGAGGATGACACCGTCCAAAAAGCCATTCATGGCCAACTCTGGGAAACCGCCATCCACCGCGTGCGTCGCGAGTTTGAGTCGGTTCATGGTGATAACACCTTCAGCTACGGTGAGACGGACGACAGCGGGGCCGTGGGGATTAACATTGGTGGAAAAGGCGAGGGCGATCGCTACCAACTCCGAGATAACGAAGTCTGCATGGTTCACCGCCATATTCACGGCGTTGTCGTCACCATCCACACCCAAAGCAGCCACGACACTGGCGAAGGCTATCTCTCCCATCGCTACGATTCCGTCTATCACGATCCTAAAACTGGGGAACAGAAAGGCGTGAAAAGTGACTTTGAGGATGAATA contains these protein-coding regions:
- a CDS encoding WD40 repeat domain-containing protein; the encoded protein is MNNFSQRLNKLSPEKRRYALDTLPSHLANTAQTERLQQLLTDFDFIQAKLVELGVQALIEDYDLAMSSDVLLNPEQTETLQLIAGTLRLSVHVLESDTTQLAGQLWGRLLSFDNPEIVALLKQAKQAQAKPWFRPLTANLTPPGGPLIRTFAGHSDEVNAVAITPDGKQAVSASGDTTLKLWDLATGSQLATFIGHSSWVNTVAITPDGKQAVSASEDNTLKLWDLATGLELATFRGHSDSVWAVVAITPNGKQAVSASEDNTLKL
- a CDS encoding AbrB/MazE/SpoVT family DNA-binding domain-containing protein; amino-acid sequence: MQIAKLSKTGKIVIPVEMRKAYGLDEETEIILTDTGQGILIQPKRPFPPTTLDEVAGCLNYQGPPKSLEDMETAISRGIQEQWHDCD
- a CDS encoding type II toxin-antitoxin system VapC family toxin — its product is MIAIDTNIVVRFLTQDDESQYRKTLEVFKNPEIFIPDTVILETEWVLRFAYRFEPVQVCSALRNLLGLQNVYIANPMSVHQALVWHESGLDFADAFHLAQSQNCETFYTFDEKFIKKAASLTKCQVQKPDERSQ
- a CDS encoding DUF3386 family protein translates to MTATQVSARELFRNAYNNRYTWDANFPGYTADVTYEKGDTVVTGKAKVGADMKAEVHDVEDDTVQKAIHGQLWETAIHRVRREFESVHGDNTFSYGETDDSGAVGINIGGKGEGDRYQLRDNEVCMVHRHIHGVVVTIHTQSSHDTGEGYLSHRYDSVYHDPKTGEQKGVKSDFEDEYTQVGDYWILSKRTIHSADSETPEVFTFSNIQLLNA